Proteins from one Lonchura striata isolate bLonStr1 chromosome 6, bLonStr1.mat, whole genome shotgun sequence genomic window:
- the FBXO3 gene encoding F-box only protein 3 translates to MAAPPDMELSQTLSLALLPTDPLLLILSFLDYRDLVSCCYLNRRLNQLSSHDPLWKRHCKKYWLISEEEKSRRNQSWRAIFISTYSDFGRYIHYYATLKKAWDDLEQYLGQWCPRMISSLKESVREEDLDAVEAQIRCKLPDDYRCSFRIHNGQKLVVPGLMGSMALSNHYRSEDLLDIDTAAGGFQQRLGLKQCLPLTFCIHTGLSQYMALESVEGRNKYEIFYQCPEQMARNPSTIVMFITGTSYLEWFTSYVNKVVTGGYPIIRDQIFRYVHDKDCVATTEDITVSVSTSFLPELSSVHPPHYFFTYRIRIEMSKDALPENACQLESRYWRITNAKGDVEEVQGPGVVGEFPVISPGKVYEYTSCTTFTTTSGYMEGYYTFHCLYNKDRFFNVTIPRFHMVCPAFKVSSTA, encoded by the exons ATGGCGGCGCCCCCGGACATGGAGCTTTCCCAGACCCTCAGCCTGGCGCTGCTCCCCACCGACCCGCTGCTGCTCATCCTCAGCTTCCTCGACTACCGGGATCTGGTGAG CTGCTGCTATTTGAATCGAAGATTAAATCAGCTATCAAGCCATGACCCACTGTGGAAAagacactgcaaaaaatactgGCTCATTTCAGA GGAGGAGAAAAGCCGCCGGAATCAGAGCTGGAGAGCCATCTTCATCAGCACCTACTCTGATTTTGGAAGATACATCCACTACTATGCCACGCTGAAGAAAGCCTGGGATGACCTGGAGCAGTACCTGGGGCAGTGGTGTCCGCGCATGATCAGCTCTTTGAAAG agagTGTGAGGGAGGAAGATCTGGATGCTGTGGAAGCACAAATCCGCTGCAAACTCCCCGATGACTATCGGTGTTCATTCCGTATCCATAATGGGCAGAAGTTGGTTGTTCCAGG CCTGATGGGCAGCATGGCCCTGTCAAACCACTACCGCTCTGAAGACCTGCTGGATATCGACACGGCGGCTGGAGGCTTCCAGCAGAGGCTGGGGCTCAAGCAGTGCCTGCCCCTGACCTTCTGCATCCACACTGGCCTCAGTCAGTACATGGCCCTGGAGAGTGTGGAGGGACGGAATAAATATGAGATCTTCTACCAGTGCCCA GAACAAATGGCTCGCAATCCATCTACTATTGTTATGTTCATTACAG GTACATCTTACTTGGAATGGTTTACATCTTATGTAAACAAAGTTGTCACTGGAGGTTATCCTATCATCAGAGACCAGATTTTCAG GTATGTGCATGATAAAGATTGTGTTGCTACCACAGAAGATATCACAGTGTCTGTGTCCACCTCTTTTCTACCTGAACTCAGTTCTGTACATCCACCACATTATTTCTTCACTTACAGAATCAG AATTGAAATGTCCAAAGATGCCCTTCCTGAGAATGCCTGTCAGCTGGAGAGTCGATACTGGAGAATAACAAATGCCAAAGGTGATGTGGAAGAAGTCCAAGGTCCTGGAGTAGTTG GAGAGTTCCCAGTTATCAGCCCAGGGAAAGTCTACGAGTACACCAGTTGTACCACGTTTACCACAACCTCTGGATACATGGAGGGCTACTACACCTTCCACTGCCTCTACAACAAGGACAGATTCTTTAATGTCACAATCCCTAGGTTTCATATGGTGTGTCCAGCGTTCAAGGTGTCGTCCACAGCATGA